A stretch of Malus sylvestris chromosome 11, drMalSylv7.2, whole genome shotgun sequence DNA encodes these proteins:
- the LOC126590481 gene encoding non-specific lipid transfer protein GPI-anchored 5-like produces MAMDAFELCIAAVLCKFLVLTFRRRINELMVLTLVFFMALWEGGRVVAQSSSCTNVIINMSPCLDYVTGNSSSPSSSCCSQFANVVSSQPQCLCEVLNGGASSLGVTINQTQALALPSACNVQTPPVSRCNGSSAPAASPSPSTDVGSSDVNSNKLAFSLLFFLLFVVSYASTSTANF; encoded by the exons CTTTCGAACTTTGCATTGCAGCAGTCCTTTGCAAGTTTCTGGTTCTAACATTTAGGAGGAGGATTAATGAATTAATGGTGCTAACTTTGGTCTTTTTTATGGCTTTGTGGGAAGGAGGCAGAGTTGTTGCTCAATCTTCAAGTTGCACCAATGTGATAATTAACATGTCCCCATGCCTTGATTATGTAACAGGAAACTCATCATCCCCATCTTCCTCATGCTGCTCACAGTTTGCCAATGTAGTCAGCTCTCAGCCACAGTGCCTCTGTGAGGTCCTCAATGGAGGTGCTTCTTCACTTGGTGTGACTATCAATCAGACTCAGGCCTTGGCTCTCCCCTCTGCCTGCAATGTCCAAACTCCGCCGGTTAGCCGCTGCAACG GGTCTTCCGCTCCAGCAGCTTCTCCTTCGCCATCAACTGACGTGGGGTCTTCAGATGTAAATTCTAACAAGTTGGCATTTTCTCTGCTGTTCTTCTTGCTCTTCGTTGTATCATATGCCTCAACATCCACAGCCAATTTCTAA
- the LOC126590960 gene encoding F-box/kelch-repeat protein SKIP30-like, which produces MSEQLIEGLPDAVALRCLAWVPFYLHPKLELVSRSWQAAIHSTELFRVRQEVGSCEDLLCVSANEPDNLWQLYDPRRDLWITLPVLPSKIKNLSNFGTVFTAGKLFVLGGGSDAVDPQTGDHGTFSTSEVWSYDPVTRQWTPRASMLVPRAMFACCVLGGKIVVAGGLTSCRKSISLAEMYDPNKDVWAPIPDLHLSHNSVCSGIVIGEKMYVLHRGLSTVQVFDNVGRQWTVEDYGWQQGPMTVIKDALYVMSHGVISRQDRESSKVLVSASEFSGRVGFAMAGLGDEIYVIGGVILSEHGTSEIKQISDVDVLTIGDERPTRRQAAPMTRCKGSVYGCAQLRI; this is translated from the coding sequence ATGTCTGAACAACTGATAGAAGGTCTCCCTGACGCTGTTGCCCTTAGGTGCCTTGCATGGGTTCCCTTCTATCTCCATCCCAAGTTGGAGCTTGTTTCTCGTTCCTGGCAAGCTGCCATTCATAGCACTGAACTTTTTAGAGTTCGACAGGAAGTTGGCTCATGTGAGGATCTATTATGCGTGTCTGCTAATGAACCCGATAATCTATGGCAACTATATGACCCTCGTCGAGACCTTTGGATTACACTTCCTGTTCTCCCctctaaaataaaaaacctttcCAACTTCGGCACTGTCTTTACTGCTGGAAAACTGTTTGTTCTTGGTGGTGGCAGTGATGCTGTTGACCCACAGACTGGTGACCATGGTACCTTTTCAACCAGTGAGGTTTGGTCATACGATCCTGTAACCAGGCAATGGACTCCACGTGCATCTATGCTTGTTCCTCGTGCAATGTTTGCATGCTGTGTTTTAGGTGGAAAGATTGTTGTTGCAGGGGGTTTAACCAGCTGCCGGAAATCAATCTCTCTAGCAGAAATGTATGACCCTAACAAAGATGTGTGGGCTCCAATTCCTGATCTGCATTTATCTCATAATTCAGTATGCTCGGGGATAGTGATTGGAGAAAAGATGTATGTCTTGCACAGGGGTTTATCAACGGTGCAAGTCTTCGACAATGTTGGGCGTCAATGGACGGTAGAGGATTATGGTTGGCAACAGGGTCCAATGACAGTCATTAAGGATGCACTCTATGTGATGAGCCATGGAGTAATCTCCAGACAAGACAGAGAATCATCAAAGGTATTGGTTTCGGCTTCTGAGTTCAGTGGCAGAGTTGGGTTTGCAATGGCTGGACTAGGAGATGAAATTTATGTGATTGGTGGGGTGATTCTCTCTGAACATGGGACCTCGGAAATCAAGCAAATATCAGACGTTGATGTTCTCACGATCGGAGATGAAAGACCAACTCGGCGCCAGGCTGCTCCAATGACACGGTGCAAAGGAAGCGTTTATGGTTGTGCACAGTTGAGAATTTAG
- the LOC126590958 gene encoding uncharacterized protein LOC126590958 — MEDTPMENGETNKDSEVAPALIAVHPTHSSVAVAVGSDLRVFDLLGGCAVSLVDDSGSSLHKDSIRAIRYGADGKLFVSAGDDKTVKIWSTESWRCITTVCSEKRVSAVAISSDGSYVCFADKFGVVWVVDVDVSDGNQASVNMKAAPLLSHYCSIITSLEFSPDGRFFVSADRDFKIRVTVFPNKPLDGAHEIQSFSLGHTEFVSCLAFVCTQECLQGFLVSGSGDSTVRLWDISSGSLLNTCDIREKAGLLESKGIEECYGAVTDLCTIPDSTLVAVAVQSLQGIILLSCDPSAQTLHVAKVVSIEGDAFIPTSLGTSSSSGLLWMVTGASNLHDSQYPCVARVKVISGFKESTPDSVEHGSIVLKDNEIPGGEKLLEKLQGRVSFDENFFLTAAEALKTSMSNLLIKKQYSTEKREFRKRTRNDKKLKQ, encoded by the exons ATGgaggacactccgatggaaaaCGGTGAgaccaacaaggattctgaGGTGGCCCCAGCCTTAATTGCCGTCCACCCCACCCATAGCTCCGTCGCAGTAGCAGTCGGGTCGGACCTCCGTGTCTTCGACCTCCT TGGGGGTTGTGCGGTTTCTTTGGTAGATGATTCTGGTAGTTCTCTTCATAAGGATTCGATAAGAGCCATTCGCTACGGAGCAGACGGGAAGCTATTTGTGTCGGCTGGTGATGATAAAACCGTCAAGATATGGTCGACTGAATCTTGGCGCTGCATTACCACTGT GTGCTCGGAGAAAAGAGTGAGTGCAGTTGCCATAAGCAGTGACGGTTCCTATGTTTGTTTTGCTGACAAGTTTGGGGTTGTTTGGGTTGTGGATGTGGATGTGTCTGATGGAAATCAAGCTTCCGTTAATATGAAGGCAGCACCACTGCTTTCTCACTATTGTAGCATCATAACAAGCCTG GAATTTTCACCAGATGGACGGTTTTTTGTTAGTGCTGACCGGGATTTCAAAATTCGA GTTACAGTGTTTCCCAATAAGCCTTTAGATGGAGCTCACGAGATACAAAGTTTCTCCCTTGGTCATACAGA GTTTGTTTCATGCCTTGCCTTTGTTTGCACTCAGGAATGCCTCCAGGGGTTTCTTGTCTCTGGAAGTGGTGATTCGACG GTTCGTCTATGGGATATTTCTTCGGGATCTCTCCTAAACACTTGTGATATTAGGGAAAAG GCAGGACTTTTAGAATCCAAGGGAATAGAAGAGTGCTATGGGGCCGTTACCGATTTGTGCACCATCCCAGATAGCACCCTTGTTGCAGTGGCTGTTCAAAG TTTGCAAGGAATAATATTGTTGAGCTGTGATCCTTCTGCGCAAACACTCCATGTGGCCAAG GTGGTTTCTATCGAGGGGGATGCCTTTATTCCGACAAGTTTGGGAACTAGCTCATCGTCAGGATTATTGTGGATGGTAACCGGTGCCTCTAACTTGCATGATTCTCAATACCCTTGTGTGGCCCGTGTCAAGGTTATCTCTGGCTTTAAGGAAAGCACTCCTGATTCAGTTGAGCACGGATCAATTGTTTTGAAAGACAATGAGATCCCCGGAGGTGAGAAATTGCTCGAGAAGTTGCAGGGAAGAGTGTCCTTTGACGAAAACTTTTTCTTGACAGCTGCTGAGGCTTTGAAAACATCCATGAGCAATTTGTTAATAAAAAAGCAGTACTCAACGGAGAAACGAGAGTTTAGAAAGAGAACCAGAAACGATAAGAAACTCAAGCAGTGA
- the LOC126590963 gene encoding protein MARD1-like, producing the protein MLRNRSRTVTSKQPLMADSQPSLTQKNYSKSPSFFDSPRFRGFTMKGSSETDSNLISPTSILDTTKPFPFGKNPFSGDQIQPKTPKIQPGNKPFWEKSEAKGIGLALAQTLKDENLEDKNSKTSNRKVLFGTKLRVQIPKTLNSQFSETGSVIQTENPNSGSGSGCVSERSEMELSEDYTCVISRGPKPRTTHIFDNCIVESYHTLSDQSSSGSENFLSFCYTCRKNLEQKIDIYIYRGEKAFCSQECRYQEMLLDEVGNTQLDDTFRSCS; encoded by the exons ATGCTGAGGAACAGATCCAGAACAGTGACCAGCAAGCAACCTCTAATGGCGGATTCTCAACCGTCTCTAACTCAAAAAAACTACTCAAAAAGCCCATCCTTCTTCGACTCTCCAAGATTCAGAGGCTTCACGATGAAGGGCAGTTCCGAAACCGATTCAAATTTGATCAGCCCAACTTCAATTCTTGACACCACCAAGCCATTCCCCTTCGGAAAAAACCCGTTTTCGGGTGACCAaatccaacccaaaaccccaaaaatTCAACCCGGAAACAAACCCTTTTGGGAGAAATCTGAGGCCAAAGGCATTGGCCTTGCTCTGGCTCAAACACTCAAAGATGAAAACTTGGAagacaaaaattcaaaaaccagTAACCGTAAGGTCCTGTTTGGCACTAAGCTCAGAGTTCAAATCCCCAAGACTTTGAATTCCCAGTTTTCAGAAACTGGGTCTGTTATCCAAACAGAGAACCCGAATTCGGGTTCAGGGTCTGGTTGTGTGAGTGAGAGAAGTGAAATGGAGCTTTCTGAGGATTATACTTGTGTGATTTCTCGTGGGCCGAAGCCGAGAACGACTCACATATTTGATAACTGCATTGTGGAAAGTTACCATACTTTGTCGGATCAGTCGAGCTCCGGTTCTGAGAATTTCCTTAGCTTTTGTTACACATGCAGGAAGAATCTTGAGCAGAAGATTGACATCTACATTTACAG AGGCGAGAAGGCGTTTTGCAGTCAAGAATGCCGGTACCAAGAAATGCTCTTGGATGAAGTTGGGAACACACAACTTGATGATACATTTAGGAGTTGTTCTTGA